A single genomic interval of Oenanthe melanoleuca isolate GR-GAL-2019-014 chromosome 13, OMel1.0, whole genome shotgun sequence harbors:
- the TLX3 gene encoding T-cell leukemia homeobox protein 3: MDPPRMDPPGPAQGQHQHEPISFGIDQILNSPEQDSAPPPPPPRGPDGATFLGGPGGRGGAPYPALPAPFPAIAAPFEDSGSYSVNLSLAPAGVIRVPAHRPIPGAVPPPISSAIPAMPAVPSLGSLNFPWMESSRRFVKDRFTAAAALTPFTVTRRIGHPYQNRTPPKRKKPRTSFSRVQICELEKRFHRQKYLASAERAALAKSLKMTDAQVKTWFQNRRTKWRRQTAEEREAERQQASRLMLQLQHDAFQKSLNESIQPDPLCLHNSSLFALQNLQPWEEESAKIPPVTSLV; encoded by the exons ATGGACCCGCCGAGGATGGACCCGCCGGGGCCGGCGCAGGGCCAGCACCAGCACGAGCCCATCAGCTTCGGCATCGACCAGATCCTCAACAGCCCCGAGCAGGACAGCgctcccccgccgccgcccccccggGGCCCCGACGGCGCGACCTTCCTgggcggccccggcggccgcggcggcgcTCCCTACCCGGCCCTGCCGGCCCCCTTCCCGGCCATCGCCGCGCCCTTCGAGGACTCGGGATCGTACAGTGTGAACCTCAGCCTGGCCCCGGCCGGCGTGATCCGGGTGCCGGCGCACAGGCCTATCCCCGGGGCCGTGCCGCCGCCCATCTCCAGCGCCATCCCGGCCATGCCCGCcgtgcccagcctgggcagcctcAACTTCCCCtggatggagagcagcaggcGCTTCGTCAAGGACAGGTTCACAG CGGCCGCGGCGCTGACGCCCTTCACGGTGACACGGCGGATCGGGCATCCCTACCAGAACCGGACTCCGCCGAAGCGCAAGAAACCGCGGACATCCTTCTCCCGGGTGCAGATCTGCGAGCTGGAGAAGCGCTTCCATAGGCAGAAGTACCTGGCCTCGGCCGAGCGCGCTGCCCTCGCCAAGTCCCTCAAGATGACGGACGCCCAGGTGAAGACCTGGTTCCAGAACCGGCGCACCAAGTGGCG GCGGCAGACGGCGGAGGAGCGGGAGGCCGAGCGGCAGCAGGCGAGCCggctgatgctgcagctgcagcacgaCGCCTTCCAGAAGTCGCTGAACGAGTCGATCCAGCCCGACCCGCTGTGCCTGCACAACTCGTCGCTGTTCGCGCTGCAGaacctgcagccctgggaggaggAGAGCGCCAAGATCCCTCCGGTGACCTCCCTGGTGTGA